The following are encoded together in the Streptomyces flavofungini genome:
- the rsmI gene encoding 16S rRNA (cytidine(1402)-2'-O)-methyltransferase, protein MGDVADAPPRLAAELAGADVVAAEDTRRLRRLTQALGVQVGGRVVSYFEGNEAARTPELVEALADGARVLLVTDAGMPSVSDPGYRLVAAAVERGIRVTAVPGPSAVLTALALSGLPVDRFCFEGFLPRKAGERLSRLREAAGERRTLVYFESPRRLDDTLAAMAEAFGDDRRAAVCRELTKTYEEVRRGSLKELAEWAAPGDVRGEITVVVEGAPEKGPAELGPDELVRRVRVREEAGERRKEAIAAVAAEAGLPKREVFDAVVAAKNAGREG, encoded by the coding sequence ATCGGCGACGTCGCGGACGCTCCGCCGCGCCTCGCCGCGGAGCTGGCCGGGGCCGATGTCGTGGCCGCCGAGGACACCCGCAGGCTGCGCCGGCTCACGCAGGCGCTCGGCGTGCAGGTGGGCGGCCGGGTCGTGTCGTACTTCGAGGGCAACGAGGCGGCGCGCACGCCCGAGCTGGTCGAGGCCCTGGCCGACGGGGCGCGGGTGCTCCTGGTGACGGACGCGGGCATGCCGTCGGTGTCCGACCCCGGGTACCGCCTGGTGGCCGCCGCCGTCGAGCGCGGCATCCGGGTCACGGCCGTGCCGGGGCCCTCCGCCGTCCTCACCGCCCTCGCCCTGTCCGGGCTGCCCGTGGACCGCTTCTGCTTCGAGGGCTTCCTGCCGCGCAAGGCGGGCGAGCGGCTCTCGCGGCTTCGCGAGGCGGCCGGGGAGCGGCGCACGCTCGTGTACTTCGAGTCGCCGCGCCGCCTGGACGACACCCTCGCCGCGATGGCGGAGGCCTTCGGCGACGACCGGCGCGCCGCAGTGTGCCGGGAGCTGACCAAGACGTACGAGGAGGTCCGCCGCGGTTCGCTGAAGGAGCTCGCCGAGTGGGCCGCGCCCGGCGACGTGCGCGGCGAGATCACCGTGGTGGTCGAGGGCGCCCCCGAGAAGGGCCCCGCGGAGCTGGGTCCGGACGAGCTGGTGCGCAGGGTCCGGGTGCGCGAGGAGGCGGGGGAGCGGCGCAAGGAGGCCATCGCGGCGGTCGCGGCCGAGGCGGGGCTGCCCAAGCGGGAGGTGTTCGACGCGGTGGTGGCGGCGAAGAACGCGGGGCGCGAGGGCTGA
- a CDS encoding dolichyl-phosphate-mannose--protein mannosyltransferase — protein sequence MTSTASSPDTRQGQAAEERQPSSWQHRLRRFGYAARPRGDVRERLVPPYARPGDRLWVALGVPRQVSEPLVRWAGWLGPLAVALVAGVLRFWNLGSPKDVIFDETYYAKDAWALIHKGYELSWPDKINDSVIKQGSDIALPTDPAYVVHPPVGKYVIGVGEWLFGFDPFGWRFMTAVLGTLSVLMLCRIGRRLFRSTFLGCLAGALLTVDGLHFVMSRTALLDQVLMFFVLAAFGCLLIDRDKARARLAAALPVDADGIARPDAYVAHTLRLGWRPWRWAAGLCLGLAFATKWNGLYIMVFFCLMTVLWDAGARRVAGADRPYLAAVRRDVLPAFVATVPVAVFTYLVSWLGWILSPSDGSGGYYRNWAATDGKDSGWSWLPDWLRSLWHYENKVYDFHVGLSSPHTYQSNPWSWIVDGRPVSYFYESPSPGTDGCPADTKEKCAREVLALGTPLLWWAAAIALLYVLWRWFFRRDWRAGAIVCGVAAGYLPWFMYQERTIFYFYAVVFVPFLCLALAMMIGAILGPPGSSERRRVVGAAASGVLVLLIFWNFIYFWPIYTGQAIPIDSWRSRMWLDTWV from the coding sequence GTGACCAGTACCGCGTCTTCCCCGGACACCCGCCAGGGCCAGGCAGCCGAGGAGCGCCAGCCGTCGTCGTGGCAGCACCGGCTGCGCCGCTTCGGCTACGCGGCACGGCCCAGAGGAGACGTGCGGGAGCGGCTCGTCCCGCCGTACGCGCGGCCGGGTGATCGGCTGTGGGTGGCGCTCGGCGTGCCCCGGCAGGTGTCGGAGCCGCTGGTGCGGTGGGCGGGCTGGCTGGGGCCGCTGGCGGTCGCGCTGGTGGCGGGGGTGCTGCGGTTCTGGAATCTCGGCAGCCCCAAGGACGTGATATTCGACGAGACGTACTACGCGAAGGACGCCTGGGCCCTCATCCACAAGGGCTACGAACTGAGCTGGCCGGACAAGATCAACGATTCGGTCATCAAGCAGGGCAGTGACATCGCGCTGCCCACGGACCCGGCGTACGTGGTGCATCCGCCGGTCGGCAAGTACGTGATCGGCGTCGGGGAGTGGCTGTTCGGCTTCGACCCGTTCGGCTGGCGGTTCATGACGGCGGTGCTCGGCACGCTGTCGGTCCTGATGCTGTGCCGGATCGGGCGGCGCCTGTTCCGCTCGACGTTCCTCGGCTGTCTCGCGGGCGCGCTCCTCACCGTGGACGGCCTGCACTTCGTGATGAGCCGCACGGCGCTGCTCGACCAGGTCCTGATGTTCTTCGTGCTGGCGGCGTTCGGCTGTCTGCTCATCGACAGGGACAAGGCGCGCGCGAGACTCGCGGCGGCCCTTCCGGTGGACGCGGACGGGATCGCGCGCCCCGACGCGTACGTGGCGCACACCCTGCGCCTGGGGTGGCGGCCGTGGCGCTGGGCGGCCGGGCTCTGCCTGGGCCTGGCCTTCGCCACGAAGTGGAACGGCCTCTACATCATGGTCTTCTTCTGCCTGATGACCGTGTTGTGGGACGCGGGCGCCCGGCGCGTGGCCGGGGCGGACCGGCCCTACCTGGCGGCGGTGCGGCGGGACGTGCTGCCCGCGTTCGTGGCCACGGTGCCGGTCGCGGTGTTCACCTATCTGGTGTCCTGGCTCGGCTGGATCCTCTCGCCGAGCGACGGCAGCGGCGGCTACTACCGCAACTGGGCGGCGACCGACGGCAAGGACAGCGGCTGGTCCTGGCTGCCGGACTGGCTGCGCAGCCTGTGGCACTACGAGAACAAGGTCTACGACTTCCACGTCGGCCTGTCCTCGCCGCACACCTACCAGTCCAACCCCTGGAGCTGGATCGTCGACGGCCGCCCCGTCTCGTACTTCTACGAGTCGCCGTCCCCCGGCACCGACGGCTGCCCCGCCGACACCAAGGAGAAGTGCGCCCGCGAGGTCCTCGCCCTCGGCACGCCCCTGCTGTGGTGGGCGGCCGCCATCGCGCTCCTGTACGTGCTGTGGCGGTGGTTCTTCCGCAGGGACTGGCGCGCGGGCGCGATCGTGTGCGGGGTCGCGGCGGGCTATCTGCCCTGGTTCATGTACCAGGAACGGACCATCTTCTACTTCTACGCCGTGGTCTTCGTGCCGTTCCTGTGCCTGGCCCTCGCCATGATGATCGGCGCGATCCTGGGACCACCGGGCTCCTCGGAACGCCGCCGGGTGGTGGGCGCCGCGGCCTCCGGCGTCCTTGTCCTGCTGATCTTCTGGAATTTCATCTACTTCTGGCCGATCTATACGGGGCAGGCGATCCCGATCGACTCGTGGCGGTCGAGAATGTGGCTCGATACCTGGGTCTGA
- a CDS encoding resuscitation-promoting factor produces MSKPQYETYGQPQYAPHGPSGSYDAYDAYDPYGSAYGYGGAGAVGGGGAAEGPATQVFTAAEFSAADGFDRAAGFAGNGVPTQVFGAGGAVVDELPTRAFTPDAFAGGGFAVDPPLGPDGGPELGSDAGSGGGAYGYPHPGAQGYAEVADGRERRGAGGGVAGDMGFDDEALADGEAVGEGRAEGRREARRRRTAERPDGLRRLVPQALVVAFLAGGTSAFVANDKAVQLTVDGKARTLHTFADDVGELLADEGVDVGAHDIVAPPTTTALASGDEIAVRYGRPVQLTLDGHRREVWTTARTVDGALQQLGVRAEGAYLSASRSKRIAREGLDLDVRTERTVTIMADGRSRTIRTNAATVGEAVEESGVTLRGSDTTSVPPGSFPRDGQTVTVMRISGRKEVREEPIPYDVRKTEDPSLPRGTEVVAQAGREGARRITYSVRTVNGVRQKPKRLRSEVVREPQTRIVKVGTKVVPTAVAGAEGLNWGALAACESGGRPSAVDPSGTYGGLYQFDTQTWQSLGGSGRPQDAPAAEQTHRAKKLYVQRGASPWPHCGRRL; encoded by the coding sequence GTGAGCAAACCGCAGTACGAGACGTATGGGCAGCCGCAGTACGCGCCGCACGGGCCGTCGGGTTCGTATGACGCCTACGACGCGTACGACCCGTACGGGTCGGCGTACGGGTACGGGGGCGCGGGGGCCGTCGGCGGGGGCGGCGCGGCGGAGGGGCCCGCGACGCAGGTGTTCACCGCCGCGGAGTTCAGCGCGGCGGACGGGTTCGACCGGGCCGCCGGATTCGCCGGGAACGGGGTGCCCACGCAGGTCTTCGGGGCGGGCGGCGCCGTCGTGGACGAGCTGCCGACGCGGGCGTTCACGCCGGACGCGTTCGCGGGGGGCGGCTTCGCGGTGGATCCGCCGCTGGGGCCGGACGGGGGCCCGGAACTGGGCTCGGACGCGGGCTCGGGTGGGGGCGCGTACGGGTATCCGCACCCCGGTGCGCAGGGGTACGCGGAGGTCGCGGACGGGCGGGAGCGCCGGGGGGCCGGCGGAGGGGTGGCGGGGGACATGGGGTTCGACGACGAGGCGCTCGCCGACGGCGAGGCCGTCGGGGAAGGGCGGGCCGAGGGGCGGCGGGAGGCGCGGCGCAGGCGGACCGCCGAGCGGCCCGACGGCCTGCGCAGGCTCGTGCCGCAGGCGCTGGTCGTCGCGTTCCTCGCGGGCGGCACCTCCGCCTTCGTCGCCAACGACAAGGCCGTCCAGCTCACCGTCGACGGCAAGGCCCGCACCCTGCACACCTTCGCCGACGACGTGGGTGAACTCCTCGCCGACGAGGGCGTGGACGTCGGCGCGCACGACATCGTCGCCCCCCCCACGACCACCGCCCTCGCCAGCGGCGACGAGATCGCCGTCCGCTACGGCCGGCCCGTCCAGCTCACCCTCGACGGCCACCGCCGCGAGGTCTGGACGACCGCCCGCACCGTCGACGGCGCGCTCCAGCAGCTCGGGGTGCGCGCCGAGGGCGCCTACCTGTCGGCCTCGCGCAGCAAGCGCATCGCCCGCGAAGGGCTCGACCTGGACGTCCGTACCGAACGCACCGTGACGATCATGGCCGACGGGCGGTCCCGGACCATCCGTACGAACGCCGCGACCGTCGGCGAGGCCGTCGAGGAGTCCGGCGTCACCCTGCGCGGCTCCGACACCACGTCCGTGCCCCCCGGCAGCTTCCCGCGCGACGGGCAGACCGTCACCGTCATGCGGATCTCCGGCCGCAAGGAGGTCCGCGAGGAACCCATCCCGTACGACGTCCGCAAGACCGAGGACCCCTCGCTGCCGCGCGGCACGGAGGTCGTGGCCCAGGCCGGGCGGGAGGGCGCGCGACGGATCACGTACTCGGTGCGCACCGTCAACGGCGTGCGGCAGAAGCCGAAGCGGTTGCGCAGCGAGGTGGTGCGGGAGCCGCAGACGCGGATCGTGAAGGTCGGCACCAAGGTCGTGCCGACGGCCGTCGCCGGGGCCGAGGGCCTCAACTGGGGCGCCCTCGCGGCGTGCGAGTCCGGCGGGCGCCCCAGCGCCGTCGATCCCTCCGGTACGTACGGCGGGCTCTACCAGTTCGACACCCAGACCTGGCAGTCCCTCGGCGGGTCCGGTCGCCCCCAGGACGCCCCCGCCGCCGAACAGACCCACCGCGCGAAGAAGCTGTACGTCCAGCGGGGGGCCAGCCCGTGGCCCCACTGCGGCCGCCGCCTCTGA
- a CDS encoding Uma2 family endonuclease — protein sequence MGGTMTAESTEHPRWPLPPTNGYTVDDLFTLPDLPPHTELIDGSLVFVSPQRNFHADVIDLLVSGLRRTVPPELRVKREMTVVIDRRNGPEPDVSLVRREAVKNPMQTFYNVADVLLAVEVVSPDSEARDRDAKPLKYAAAGIPHFWLVEMAGQDNHPVVQVHELGQASGTYALTGIHHDRLKLSVPYDIDIDLTAIDEL from the coding sequence ATGGGAGGAACCATGACCGCCGAGTCCACCGAGCACCCCCGCTGGCCGCTGCCGCCGACGAACGGGTACACGGTGGATGACCTGTTCACACTGCCGGATCTCCCGCCGCACACCGAGCTGATCGACGGGAGCCTGGTCTTCGTGAGTCCGCAGCGGAACTTCCACGCTGATGTGATCGACCTTCTGGTCAGTGGCCTACGCCGAACCGTGCCGCCCGAGCTGAGGGTCAAGCGAGAGATGACCGTCGTCATCGACAGGCGCAACGGCCCCGAGCCCGACGTCTCCCTCGTCCGCAGAGAAGCCGTCAAGAACCCCATGCAGACCTTTTACAACGTCGCCGACGTCCTGCTCGCCGTCGAGGTCGTCTCCCCCGACTCCGAAGCCCGTGACCGCGACGCCAAGCCGCTCAAGTACGCCGCCGCGGGCATCCCCCACTTCTGGCTGGTCGAAATGGCGGGCCAGGACAACCACCCGGTCGTCCAGGTCCACGAACTGGGTCAGGCCTCCGGCACCTACGCCCTGACCGGCATCCACCACGACCGCCTCAAGCTCAGCGTGCCGTACGACATCGACATCGACCTGACCGCGATCGACGAACTGTAG
- a CDS encoding 4-(cytidine 5'-diphospho)-2-C-methyl-D-erythritol kinase, with protein MSTPRSITVRVPAKVNVQLAVGAARPDGFHDLANVFLAVGLYDEVTATPADELRVTCAGPGADQVPLDRTNLAARAAEALAARYGRRADVHLHIAKDIPVAGGMAGGSADGAGALVACDALWGTGASRDELLDICAELGSDVPFSLVGGAALGTGRGEKLTELTVGGTFHWVFAVADGGLSTPAVYREFDRLTPDAPAPAASPVLLDALRTGDATALAGALVNDLQPAALSLFPALTDTLKAGTEAGALAGLVSGSGPTTAFLVKDAESAERVAAALRASGTCRTARVASAPAPGATVL; from the coding sequence GTGAGCACCCCCCGCAGCATCACCGTCCGCGTCCCCGCCAAGGTCAACGTCCAGCTCGCCGTCGGTGCCGCCCGCCCCGACGGCTTCCACGACCTCGCGAACGTCTTCCTGGCCGTCGGCCTGTACGACGAGGTCACGGCGACCCCGGCGGACGAGCTGCGGGTGACCTGCGCGGGCCCGGGCGCCGACCAGGTCCCCCTGGACCGGACGAACCTGGCGGCGCGCGCGGCCGAGGCGCTGGCCGCGCGGTACGGCCGCCGGGCCGACGTGCACCTCCACATCGCCAAGGACATCCCCGTCGCGGGCGGCATGGCGGGCGGCAGCGCGGACGGCGCGGGCGCCCTGGTGGCGTGCGACGCGCTCTGGGGGACCGGGGCGTCCCGGGACGAACTCCTCGACATCTGCGCCGAGTTGGGCAGCGACGTGCCGTTCAGCCTGGTCGGCGGCGCGGCCCTCGGCACCGGGCGCGGCGAGAAGCTGACCGAGCTGACGGTCGGCGGCACCTTCCACTGGGTGTTCGCGGTCGCCGACGGCGGCCTGTCCACGCCCGCCGTGTACCGAGAGTTCGACCGGCTCACCCCGGACGCCCCGGCACCCGCCGCGTCCCCCGTGCTGCTCGACGCTCTGCGGACGGGGGACGCCACCGCTCTCGCCGGAGCCCTGGTGAACGACCTCCAGCCCGCCGCGCTCTCCCTCTTCCCCGCCCTCACTGACACCCTGAAGGCGGGCACGGAGGCGGGCGCCCTCGCGGGCCTGGTCTCCGGGTCCGGGCCGACGACGGCGTTCCTGGTGAAGGACGCGGAGTCGGCGGAGCGGGTGGCGGCGGCGCTGCGCGCGTCGGGCACGTGCCGGACGGCGCGGGTGGCGTCCGCCCCGGCGCCGGGGGCGACGGTCCTCTAG
- the rsmA gene encoding 16S rRNA (adenine(1518)-N(6)/adenine(1519)-N(6))-dimethyltransferase RsmA yields the protein MSTTDQGPLLGPADIRDLAAALGVRPTKQRGQNFVIDANTVRRIVRTADVGPDDVVVEVGPGLGSLTLALLETASHVTAVEIDDVLAGALPATVEARLPGKKESFDLVHSDAMLVRELPGPAPTALVANLPYNVAVPVLLHMLDTFPSIERTLVMVQAEVADRLAAAPGSKVYGVPSVKVNWYAEVKRAGAIGRNVFWPAPNVDSGLVSLVRRAEPLKTTASKREVFAVVDAAFAQRRKTLRAALAGWAGSAAAAEAALVAAGVSPQARGESLTVEEFARIAENKLPPSDTPAETEAPGK from the coding sequence GTGAGCACCACCGACCAAGGCCCCCTCCTCGGCCCCGCCGACATCCGCGACCTCGCCGCGGCCCTCGGCGTACGCCCGACCAAGCAGCGCGGCCAGAACTTCGTCATCGACGCGAACACGGTCCGCCGCATCGTCCGTACCGCGGACGTCGGCCCGGACGACGTCGTCGTCGAGGTCGGCCCGGGCCTCGGCTCGCTGACCCTGGCCCTCCTGGAGACCGCGTCCCACGTCACCGCCGTGGAGATCGACGACGTGCTCGCCGGGGCGCTCCCGGCCACGGTCGAGGCCCGCCTGCCGGGGAAGAAGGAGTCCTTCGACCTGGTCCACAGCGACGCCATGCTCGTCCGCGAACTCCCGGGCCCCGCCCCGACGGCCCTGGTCGCGAACCTCCCGTACAACGTCGCCGTACCGGTCCTGCTGCACATGCTGGACACCTTCCCCAGCATCGAGCGCACGCTGGTGATGGTGCAGGCGGAGGTCGCCGACCGCCTCGCCGCCGCCCCCGGCTCGAAGGTGTACGGCGTGCCGTCGGTGAAGGTCAACTGGTACGCCGAGGTCAAGCGCGCCGGCGCCATCGGCCGCAACGTCTTCTGGCCCGCCCCGAACGTCGACTCGGGCCTGGTGTCGCTGGTGCGCCGCGCGGAGCCGCTGAAGACGACCGCGTCCAAGCGGGAGGTGTTCGCCGTCGTCGACGCGGCCTTCGCCCAGCGCAGGAAGACGCTGCGCGCGGCCCTCGCGGGCTGGGCGGGCTCCGCCGCGGCGGCCGAGGCGGCGCTGGTGGCGGCGGGCGTCTCGCCGCAGGCGCGCGGCGAGTCCCTGACGGTGGAGGAGTTCGCGCGGATCGCCGAGAACAAGCTGCCCCCGTCCGACACCCCCGCTGAAACCGAGGCCCCCGGCAAGTGA
- a CDS encoding penicillin-binding transpeptidase domain-containing protein, giving the protein MRKGAKAALVGGVFAVLVGGSGYGAYNVVTAVNADGGSSSGKNTARRSGPPTREEVRETAAAFLAAWAKGDADGAAAYTDNAQVAAEALTGYREDAHIEKVRLTAGRISGTRVPFTVRATVAYEGKSKPLRYSSAFEVVRGVRSGRALVDWRADVVHPDLRRGDTLETGEAAAPPIRAVDRDGRALTAKAYPSLAPVLDQLRSKYGDRAGGRPGIELYIDRADAGAGTKTLLTLAEGRAGTLRTTLSASAQRAAEGAVARHAESSVVAVKPSTGEVLAVANHREDQFNAAFEGKLAPGSTMKIVTAAMLIERGVTKASGPAPCTPEATWQSQTFHNLKGMAPNAKATLADSFARSCNTAFVKLVDEKPLTDASLTEEAQGGFGLGRDDWHTGIRSSDGAVPPSTGPDRAANAIGQGRVQLNPLNLASVTATAMTGSFRQPVLVPKSLIGDELATARGLKAGTVAQLRQMMRRTAVSGTGARAMAGLGGDIGAKTGSAEVDGQRRPNSWFTGYRGDLAVAAMAQEGGHGGDTAGPIVAAVLRAGA; this is encoded by the coding sequence ATGCGCAAGGGAGCGAAGGCTGCTCTGGTCGGTGGGGTGTTCGCCGTCCTGGTGGGGGGCTCCGGGTACGGCGCGTACAACGTGGTGACGGCGGTGAACGCCGACGGCGGTTCGTCGTCGGGGAAGAACACCGCGCGCAGGAGCGGCCCGCCGACGCGCGAGGAAGTGCGGGAGACGGCCGCCGCGTTCCTCGCCGCCTGGGCGAAGGGCGACGCGGACGGCGCGGCGGCGTACACCGACAACGCGCAGGTGGCCGCCGAGGCCCTGACCGGTTACCGCGAGGACGCGCACATCGAGAAGGTGCGGCTGACGGCGGGCCGGATCAGCGGGACGCGGGTGCCGTTCACGGTCCGCGCCACGGTCGCGTACGAGGGGAAGAGCAAGCCGCTGCGGTACTCCTCCGCCTTCGAGGTGGTGCGCGGCGTGCGCAGCGGGCGGGCCCTGGTGGACTGGCGGGCCGACGTCGTGCACCCGGACCTCCGCAGGGGCGACACCCTGGAGACCGGGGAGGCCGCCGCGCCGCCGATCAGGGCCGTCGACCGCGACGGACGGGCGCTGACCGCGAAGGCGTACCCGTCGCTCGCGCCCGTCCTGGACCAGCTCCGCTCGAAGTACGGCGACCGGGCGGGCGGCAGGCCCGGCATCGAGTTGTACATCGATCGTGCGGACGCGGGCGCCGGTACGAAGACGCTGCTCACGCTCGCCGAGGGCCGGGCCGGCACGCTGCGGACGACGCTGAGCGCTTCGGCGCAGCGGGCCGCGGAGGGCGCGGTGGCGCGGCACGCCGAGTCGTCGGTGGTCGCCGTCAAGCCCAGCACCGGCGAGGTGCTCGCCGTCGCCAACCACCGCGAGGACCAGTTCAACGCGGCCTTCGAGGGCAAGCTGGCGCCCGGCTCCACCATGAAGATCGTGACGGCGGCCATGCTCATCGAACGGGGCGTCACGAAGGCGTCCGGACCCGCGCCCTGCACCCCCGAGGCGACCTGGCAGAGCCAGACCTTCCACAACCTCAAGGGCATGGCGCCGAACGCGAAGGCGACGCTCGCGGACAGCTTCGCGCGGTCCTGCAACACCGCGTTCGTGAAGCTGGTCGACGAGAAGCCGCTCACGGACGCCTCGTTGACCGAGGAGGCGCAGGGCGGCTTCGGGCTCGGCCGGGACGACTGGCACACCGGCATCAGGTCGTCGGACGGCGCCGTGCCCCCGTCCACCGGACCCGACCGCGCCGCCAACGCCATCGGCCAGGGCCGGGTGCAGCTGAACCCGCTGAACCTGGCGTCGGTGACGGCGACGGCCATGACGGGCTCGTTCCGCCAGCCCGTCCTCGTACCGAAGTCCCTCATCGGAGACGAACTGGCCACCGCGCGCGGCCTGAAGGCGGGCACGGTCGCCCAACTGCGGCAGATGATGCGGCGGACGGCGGTCTCGGGCACGGGCGCGCGGGCCATGGCGGGACTCGGCGGGGACATCGGTGCGAAGACGGGGTCGGCGGAGGTCGACGGGCAGCGGCGGCCCAACAGTTGGTTCACGGGCTACCGCGGGGACCTGGCGGTGGCCGCGATGGCGCAGGAGGGCGGGCACGGCGGGGACACCGCGGGGCCGATCGTGGCGGCGGTGCTGCGCGCGGGCGCGTGA
- a CDS encoding TatD family hydrolase, translating to MPADKNAAPPQPEPLRVPVADSHTHLDMQSGTVEAALAKAAEVGVTTVVQVGCDVAGSHWAADTAAAHAAVHAAVALHPNEAPRIVHGDPDGWSRQGARPAGGEGALDEALAEIDRLAALAHVKGVGETGLDYFRTGPEGKAAQERSFRAHIEIAKRHGKALVIHDREAHEDVLRVLKEEGAPERTVFHCYSGDAAMAEVCAEHGYFMSFAGNVTFKNAQPLRDALAVAPLELVLVETDAPFLTPAPYRGRPNAPYLIPVTLRAMAEVRGIDEDAMAAAISSNTARAFDY from the coding sequence ATGCCCGCCGACAAGAACGCCGCACCCCCGCAGCCGGAACCCCTGCGGGTGCCGGTCGCCGACTCCCACACCCACCTCGACATGCAGTCCGGCACCGTCGAGGCGGCCCTCGCCAAGGCGGCCGAGGTGGGCGTGACGACGGTCGTGCAGGTCGGCTGCGACGTGGCGGGCTCCCACTGGGCCGCCGACACGGCGGCGGCACACGCGGCGGTGCACGCGGCCGTGGCCCTGCACCCGAACGAGGCCCCCCGCATCGTGCACGGCGACCCCGACGGCTGGTCCCGCCAGGGCGCCCGCCCCGCCGGGGGCGAGGGCGCCCTCGACGAGGCGCTCGCCGAGATCGACCGCCTCGCCGCACTCGCGCACGTGAAGGGCGTCGGCGAGACCGGCCTCGACTACTTCCGCACCGGCCCGGAGGGCAAGGCCGCCCAGGAGCGCTCCTTCCGCGCCCACATCGAGATCGCCAAGCGGCACGGCAAGGCCCTGGTCATCCACGACCGGGAGGCCCACGAGGACGTCCTTCGGGTCCTGAAGGAGGAGGGCGCCCCCGAGCGCACCGTCTTCCACTGCTACTCCGGCGACGCCGCCATGGCCGAAGTCTGCGCGGAGCACGGCTACTTCATGTCCTTCGCGGGCAACGTCACCTTCAAGAACGCCCAGCCGCTGCGCGACGCGCTCGCCGTCGCCCCGCTGGAGCTCGTGCTCGTCGAGACCGACGCGCCCTTCCTGACCCCCGCCCCGTACCGCGGACGGCCCAACGCCCCCTATCTCATTCCGGTCACGCTGCGCGCCATGGCCGAGGTCCGGGGCATCGACGAGGACGCCATGGCCGCGGCGATCTCCTCGAACACGGCCCGCGCCTTTGATTACTGA